In Miscanthus floridulus cultivar M001 chromosome 19, ASM1932011v1, whole genome shotgun sequence, the DNA window agcagtggGCTCGTGACCGCGTCGCACATCAGCAGGCAGCAGGTGGTCCAAATCGGCCAGGAGCACACGCCCCCACGCTCACCTGGATGTCCGCCGCGAAGACCGCACGCAgcttggcggcggtggcggcagcgaTAGCAGCGGGTCCATGGCCGTGCATGACATCAGCAGCAGGTCGTTGAACGCAGCCATGAGCAGGCCTGCACGGCGATGATGGCACGATCTATTTGCGTAGTTTGGATCGTATTCCCGCGATCGTATTCCTGTAAGACTCCGAGACCTGACTTGGAGGAGCCGAGCGCCCGAGCCGATAGGAGCCAGCCGGCCTTGCATGCGAATACGAGCTGCCGAGAGAGGTTACGTATAGCTGCCGTCTGATTAGAAGTCGCACCACGCGTTATGCATCGGGGGAGGGGGCTCATCGTAGACGCAATGGACCCAGAGTCCACACAATTTTTTTCCCATCAATTCATGGGTCACGGTGTGGAAGCCAATGGTGAGGAGATGTACACGTGGAGGAGATGAAGACCGATCGAAGGCCAggaaggcggtggtggtggcgggggccaGCAGCCGGGTTCTAGcaacaaccctaaccctagcaacaGCAATGCCTGTGAGGCGCGCTTGACTCGGCGGCTGACGATGGCTGTGGGACAACGGCGCCTGAACAACTGCAATGGATCTCACGTGCTCCTCTAGAGGACAGCTGGGGCACTTATTATTTCGTCTTCATCAAATGCATAGAAGTTGGATGTTGGATCCTACGTACCTTGGTCAGCACCTTGCTGCAGGGCTATGCCGTCACAGAGGATTAGAGTAGGAAGTTGGGCATCGGGTGAAGTCGCCGAGGTTTAAAATAACAGGCTATGGCAAATAGTTGCATCTTTTTTCAGAAGCTATAAAGCTATAGCATGGCTATAGCAGAGCTATCACAGACAACGGTTTTTAATAAAAACAATGAAAATTAAAAATAATTCATTCATAAAAACATAAGAATAATTATGAAATTTGGTGAACGCATATATATGTTTCTAAGGCCTTAGGAGTCTACGGAACATTATTTAATATAAAATTATAGCATGATTTGTGAAACTCGTATTCAATTTTCTATAAAACCAACTTAGAAGCAAAAGATAAGTAGATAATAACTAAATTGTCACTCTAAAAGCTGAGGGGCTACGGGCGGGGCGAAGACAAGGAGCTGACGATAACAgttcatattttttattattcttaTTCTTACTTATTGTTATCTTATTCTTATCTTATCTTATCTTATCCTACTTTATTAAAGAATAAAAAGTAAGACATAAGAAGGGAGAAAAAGACTACTTCGCGGCCCGAGCGCATGCCAGGTAAGGTCGTTGCTGTAATTCTTTTGGCATAAGGATCGCACTGTAAAAGGCTTTATACATATTGCCTGTAAAATTAAACAACATATATGTATGTGTAACATATTTTACGTGTTTTAGTTATTGTGTTATAGAATACTAGAATTTGGTAACATATatctggaacaatatttttttgtACTTGTTACTATAATCGTTGGTAGCACATCTGTGTTGCTATGAAATTTCTCTGTAATAAATTGATCTATGTGTTACGAGAATATGTTATAATATCTATGTTTTGTAGTGGTGTGACCTATTAAATTGTGTCGTTCTTACTCAAATGAATGTATTTTTGTTAGAATAATCATGTTAATAAGATAATCTCAATTGTTACTTCAAATCTTTAGGCCATGTTTTAGAGATATGTAATGCATCAAATCAAAATATATGTAACCTCAATCTCTTTGTGACTCAACAGTTACCTTTTGGGATTGTCAAGAAGTTGGAAGTCTCATCGAAGTAGCTGTATAGTTATTCACGCCTCCAGCTTCCCTCTCTGTCCTTCACAACCATGCTcaactacatatatatataatatatataggcaGCAGCAGAACAGTAGAAGAGTATAAACAATATGGCCTTGTCACCTAGTCAGAGGCTCCTCAGATCTCTGTACCAAGTCATTGTGAACAATGTCCTGGTTGCCATTGCCGTTTCGCTTACTATTGCTGTCATCCTTGTGGCTGCACAGTTTGGTTTCAGTGAGCACATTTTCCATCTCCGTGTCCTTCGACCCATTTACTTGTTGCTAGCTGCCTTGCTACCAGCAGCTGCATTTACCTTCTACCTTGTGAACCGCTCCCACGATGTATATCTAGTCGACTATGCCTGCTTCAAGCAAAATTTTAACTGCCGTGTTCCCCTGGCTACATTCAAAGAGTACATAATGCAATTCATGCCATTCCTTGATGATCGCAGCATCCACTTCTTAACACGTATGATTGACCGCTCTGGCCTCGGTGAAGAGACTTCCTTGCCGCCTAGCCTCCATTACATACCTCCGAGCTTTGGTTTTAGTCAGGGCCATGCTGAAGCTGAGTTAATCCTGTTTTCAACAATTGATGACCTGTTCAGTAAGACATGCATCAACCCGTCTTCCATCGATGCACTGGTTGTTAACTGCAGCTTATTTGCCCCAACACCAACCTACAGTGACATGATCATAAACAGATACAAGCTTCGCAGCGATATCCGCAGTGTGCACCTCTCTGGTATGGGGTGCAGTGCGGGTCTCATTTCGGTGGGGCTAGCCAAGAACCTGTTGCAGATCACTCCACATGCCTCGTATGTATTAGTGGTCTCTACGGAGTCAATGTCGCACATAAATTATCAAGGGAAGAAACGAGAAATGCATCTGCCCACCGTCCTATTCCGCATGGGTGGCGCCGCTGCATTGCTATCGAATTCAAGAAATAAGGCGCGATTCCGACTCAAACACCTTCTGCGAATGATTACCAGCACCAGCGAAAGTGCTCATCGGTGTGTCATGCTGGACGAAGATGGCGAGGGAAACTTGGGGATGAGCCTTTCTAAGGACCTTATTGCTGTTTCTGGTGAGGCATTGAGGACCAGTATCATTTCCATTGCGCCCCTTATCCTCCCACCATCAGAGAAGCTACGGTTTTTGCTTTCCTGCATATCGAGGAAGGTTCTCAACAGCATGGTGCCACTATATGTCCCAAACTTCTGCGTGGCGATAGAGCACTTCTGCGTTCATCCCGGTGGACCAGCAGTGATTGATTCTGTCCAAGATAGCCTCCGTCTATCTGATAGCCATGCCGAGCCGTCACGAATGACGCTTCATCGTTTCGGGAACACATCAAGCAGCTCTTTGTGGTACGAGCTAGCATACATTGAAGCGAAAGGAAGAATGCATAAGTGTGATCGAGTATTGATGATTGCCTTCGGTTCAGGGTACAAGTGCAACATCGCTGTGTGGGAGTGTATCCAACCACCCCACAGTGCTGATGGGTCATGGGCCAAGTGCATCCATCGGTATCCAGTGAAAGCATACTCAAACAAAATAACTACTAAGCGCCACGTTGGCTGAGGACATGCAATCCCCCAAACCACACTCCTACAAGAATGCATGTCTCTTTtattagtttcaaaaaaaaaatgaatgTCTTTTATTGTTATAGGAAGTAAAGATTGCATGTCACAGAACTGTATCTTATTACTTTGCACCCGTACAATAAAGATTACCCTTCAATTAGCATTGTTTTTAACATGGACAATGCTACCGTACTCCCATTGCTTTATCGCTTTTCCTATATTTCAGGTTCATTTCAGGCAACACTCTACCGATTAGTATAAGTAAATTGTTACTTTTGTGATTTATTATTTGTCGATCTTTGTGTCATAACATATCCAATTTTTATCCTTTTCTGACTATAGAAATAATTTTAAATAATaaattgtctttgtgccaacaTATTAGATTTTGTCAGGTTTGTGGTTTTGTCCAACGAGTTTTTTTATTCTTAGAATAAAAAATTACAGATTGAGTCTATAGAAATCACAACGAACCAAAAgcaattttagtataaaatatatgtAATAACCGTCGCCTGAAAGAAAACTAAAATTTAGACACCCGAAATTTAGCAAATCCCTTACTTTATAGGAGGTAATAGTTCAAAGCAATCTGAGCTACTCATCTGTCATGAAATATACGAaatttagttttgtcctaagtcgaACTATATTAACTTTGattaagtttatagaaaagaagaaaaataaataGGACTTCAAATTAGCTTAATTAGATATATttatgaaacatatttttataatatacctctttgttgtggtagatgttaatattcttttctataaatttagttaaaattactatagtttgacttaggacaaaactagatTTATTATGTTTCAGGATAGAGGGAGTATTGATTTATAAGATTTTATGTTAATTAATTCATTAAtctaagaaaaaatatttttttctgaaATCCCATAATCACCGGGAAAAAAAGAAAGTGGGGGACCCTTCGCTCCGTGATTACATAGAAGCGATTGAGTGGCCTGCCTCCTTTTTGGTGTGCCCgcactagagaacagactttagaacgatgtcctaatttggcattagcctcggcattttttgcccccgggactaaaggaccctttagtcccggttggtaatacgaaccgggactaaaggtccctgcccaacggtcgtccgcggggcagaggcctttagtcccggctggtattaccagccgggactaaaggtaaacctttagtcccagctggtaataccagccgggactaaagcttttagtcccgatttgggtgatgccccgggaataaagattaatctttagtcccggtttggacccctaaccgggactaataatcccggtcctataattcagctcatttcttcctccccgagcccgagccattccattcaaactcactgcctctgtttttcagcttgctgttgttcttgctctctccccctccattggtgttgctcttcgattttggaggtaacaaacttaatcctcttatgttttatcagtagcttatctcattttgcgatgtagatgcatgtgtaactttatatgttggactttattatgattttatatgtaaacttagaaaattgtagaaaatccgtactagttgaacttgcggaccgtgttcaagtcggcgagcatgttctctgccgagcggtaacggacgtcaaggaggagctttgattctacgagggagagcggcaacggtcgtggaagaccgtgttccctttctcgtagaatcggagctcttccttggcctagtacggtgccgtccggtggagaaatgctcgccgagttgatcacgtaagcaaggtcaactagtacggatggttatttattgaaacatgtttttgagctataatttgatggatatttgataacttcagacctacaaatgtcatctacaaatgttactatcctcggcaacctaaacgtccgcgagctcgccgatatcgagcaggtcacttagaattattttttccatgaaatgaactacttagaaatcatgccttttttagaattaaattttccatgaaatgaaaaacttagtaaatagttagaaaattatagaaaatccgtactagttgaacttgcggaccgtgttcagctcggccaacatgttctctgccgagcggtaacggacgtcaaggaggaactttgatgctacgagggagagctgcaacggtcgtggaagaccgtgttccctttctcgtagaatcggagctcttccttggccaagtacggtgccgtccggtggagaaatgctggccgagatgatcacgtaagcaaggtcaactagtacgggtggttatttattgaaacatgtgaaatccgtactagttttgtttaaatatatcattttagaaaatatgaaatttacactagtttgcaaaaataagtatagaaagtagatgacaactggtaccggatcatcggcctcttgttcggttgcgaaacgactgaggccagaactccctctcattatctgcggcaagtgtaagcagaagattgtgatggagtaccgagtcaagagacagggacccaacaagggccgtgttttctacaagtgcccggatcgcgatgtgagtttcttacgcattttatctttatggctaattgacctgcttttcttgaatatttttgactaaatattttttggctttaattacagtgggagggcaatggatgcgatggttggtactgggaggaagattatgctacatacgtgcagaatttgggtgcgcttgaggtagcggctgctgctgatgaggcagtgagccagcaggagaagcttattgatattcaacagaagaatgatttgtctgttttagttgcgtacgatcacgaaataattatgttactgaagtgcattgtagttttagtttgtttagtgatagttgggattgcttacgttgtagccagacttagttaattaatcaaccgtgtgtgtgtcatttatgttgtgtaataaaatactaaattatgttcaaggttttcataatttgtcgtgtaatacagattatgtcacgccattggatgtacaatgccgatcgccgctcccaagactttattgagggcttgcactatttcttaggtgtggccgaggcaaataagcgggatggtttcatgtgctgtccatgtgccctatgtaagaatttaaaggaatattcaagctcaatgagtcttcattcacatttgcttaagtcaggtttcatgtcaaactatatatgttggactaagcatggagaaagcggggtcatgatggaagaaggtgaaggagaagatttagacattgatgacattattgctcagtatggtgcctttgatgatactacaatggggggagatgaagaagaggtagcggtagaagatgatctcggtgatgctcttggcgatgccattcgtgatgcacaacaagaatgggaaagtgaaaaagagaaagttaagttcgagcgcatgcttgaggatcataggaagttgctatacccgacggccgaagaggggcaaaaaaagctgggtacaacactggaattgctacaatggaaggcaaagaatggtatatccgacaaggcatttgggaatttattgaacctcataaagaagatgcttccgaagccaaatgaattgcccaccactacgtacgaagcaaaaaaggttgtctgcccattgggattaaaaatccagaagatacatgcatgtcctaatgactgcatcctctaccatggcaatgaatacgagaatttggatgaatgcccggtatgtaaagcatcgcggtataagatcaggcgcgatgatcctggtgacgtcgagggtgaacaacgtcctagaaagaaaatccctgccaaggttatgtggtatgctcctataataccacgcttaaaacgtttgttcagaaataaagaccatgcaaagttgttgcggtggtataaagaagaccgtaaggtagacaatatgctgagacacccagctgatgggtcccagtggagagcgatagacagggaatttccagagtttgcaaatgaggctagaaacttaaggttcgccttaagtacagatggtatgaat includes these proteins:
- the LOC136529565 gene encoding 3-ketoacyl-CoA synthase 5-like gives rise to the protein MALSPSQRLLRSLYQVIVNNVLVAIAVSLTIAVILVAAQFGFSEHIFHLRVLRPIYLLLAALLPAAAFTFYLVNRSHDVYLVDYACFKQNFNCRVPLATFKEYIMQFMPFLDDRSIHFLTRMIDRSGLGEETSLPPSLHYIPPSFGFSQGHAEAELILFSTIDDLFSKTCINPSSIDALVVNCSLFAPTPTYSDMIINRYKLRSDIRSVHLSGMGCSAGLISVGLAKNLLQITPHASYVLVVSTESMSHINYQGKKREMHLPTVLFRMGGAAALLSNSRNKARFRLKHLLRMITSTSESAHRCVMLDEDGEGNLGMSLSKDLIAVSGEALRTSIISIAPLILPPSEKLRFLLSCISRKVLNSMVPLYVPNFCVAIEHFCVHPGGPAVIDSVQDSLRLSDSHAEPSRMTLHRFGNTSSSSLWYELAYIEAKGRMHKCDRVLMIAFGSGYKCNIAVWECIQPPHSADGSWAKCIHRYPVKAYSNKITTKRHVG